The following are from one region of the Rhipicephalus microplus isolate Deutch F79 chromosome 1, USDA_Rmic, whole genome shotgun sequence genome:
- the LOC142815369 gene encoding TM2 domain-containing protein 3-like codes for MVSLDFPKQLHRLSETTFAFSFVILSFCVCSGSVHKEVELSRDVPGALRHSSSGNAYYPFFANESVVSRVYRSKADLIYNVGDIPQQDLQARPLFRDAGPDSCPSDVPCNRLKAECLACKFNYSCVYGEEVTVMCQPKQGIKCIDKSGAFERKMICRYCYQTASSDHICDHNSTCQVNSAPRQRYIATCNVRPDVLCLGRRQFHKNLLCNWTRGYSWWTALVLSIVLGGFGADRFYLGMWQEGIGKLFSFGGLGVWTLVDVVLVAAGYLGPADGSLYIS; via the exons ATGGTGTCTTTAGATTTTCCAAAGCAGTTGCATCGGTTATCTGAAACGACATTCGCGTTTTCTTTCGTTATTCTGTCTTTTTGTGTCTGTAGTGGATCTGTACACAAAG AGGTGGAGCTGTCCAGAGATGTACCCGGCGCCCTGAGGCACTCTTCGAGTGGAAACGCTTATTACCCGTTCTTCGCGAACGAAAGCGTAGTTTCTCGTGTCTACCGAAGCAAAGCAGACTTGATCTACAACGTTGGAGATATTCCACA GCAGGATCTCCAGGCCAGGCCTTTGTTTCGAGATGCTGGGCCCGACAGCTGTCCGTCTGACGTTCCTTGCAACAGACTCAAGGCCGAGTGTCTTGCGTGCAAGTTCAACTACTCTTGCGTCTATGGCGAGGAAGTCACAGTTATGTGCCAGCCCAAGCAGGGAATCAAGTGCATT GACAAGTCTGGTGCCTTTGAGCGCAAGATGATCTGCCGCTACTGCTATCAAACGGCAAGTAGTGACCACATCTGCGACCACAATAGCACTTGCCAGGTGAACAGTGCTCCTCGCCAGCGCTACATCGCAACATGCAATGTGCGACCTGATGTTCTCTGTCTGG gtAGGAGGCAGTTTCACAAAAACTTGCTGTGCAATTGGACCAGGGGCTATAGTTGGTGGACGGCTTTAGTTCTCAG CATTGTGCTTGGTGGTTTTGGAGCCGACCGGTTCTACCTGGGAATGTGGCAAGAGGGCATTGGCAAGCTCTTCAGCTTTGGTGGACTTGGTGTCTGGACGCTGGTCGACGTTGTCCTCGTAGCTGCTGGCTACTTGGGACCAGCCGATGGTTCCCTGTACATTTCTTAA
- the LOC119188160 gene encoding 5-taurinomethyluridine-[tRNA] synthase subunit GTPB3, mitochondrial, with protein sequence MEVVKVHTRALFAMNARFYACKFSPFTRRSSTSTIFALASGSVRCAIAAIRVSGPHTATVLRRIAKLEQPTPRKAILRKLVHPCSGIHLDTAIVLWFPSPGSYTGEDCCELHVHGGMGVVSAVMGALSRVDGVRQAEPGEFTKRAFMNGKMDLAEVEGLSDLLKAETEAQRVQALAQMEGSLSTLYRKWTNDLKMCLANVEAFIDFSEDQGIEEDILDSAAAQAERLATEIQIYLLDGRRGERLRDGVKVAIVGRTNVGKSSLFNALCQRDAAIVSPIAGTTRDVVESTLDIGGYPAVFSDTAGLRHSDDPIEREGILRAQRWAANADLALIVVEAREMLQSNLTADFVDNHLKELGLESCAQHRLIIFNKLDLLSKDEKTIVEERARCMHIDSCFTSCTKEQGVGDLVKILGAHLEDLCGRPADSSPVLTQERHRRHLEQCLKHLKLFGTDVRHDSVIGAEHLRIALTHLGKITGRVFTEEILDVIFRDFCIGK encoded by the exons ATGGAAGTGGTGAAAGTACATACGCGCGCGCTGTTTGCGATGAATGCGCGTTTTTACGCTTGTAAATTTTCGCCCTTCACGAGGAGAAGCTCGACGTCAACCATTTTCGCGCTTGCGTCAGGTTCGGTTAGGTGTGCCATAGCTGCAATCAGGGTCTCCGGTCCGCATACTGCAACTGTGCTTCGTCGCATCGCCAAACTGGAGCAGCCGACACCACGAAAAGCTATTCTGCGCAAACTCGTGCACCCTTGCTCGGGAATTCATCTCGACACTGCTATTGTGTTGTGGTTTCCAT CACCTGGCAGTTACACTGGTGAAGACTGTTGTGAGCTGCATGTCCATGGAGGCATGGGAGTTGTAAGTGCAGTAATGGGTGCATTGTCACGTGTCGATGGCGTGAGGCAAGCAGAGCCAGGAGAGTTCACCAAGAG GGCATTCATGAATGGCAAAATGGACCTAGCAGAAGTCGAAGGCTTGTCCGATTTGCTAAAGGCTGAGACAGAAGCTCAAAGGGTGCAGGCGTTGGCGCAGATGGAAGGAAGCCTTAGCACGCTCTACAGGAAATGGACGAATGACCTCAAGATG TGCCTTGCAAATGTCGAAGCCTTTATCGACTTCAGCGAGGACCAGGGAATTGAAGAAGACATACTGGATTCTG CTGCAGCACAGGCTGAGAGACTCGCTACAGAGATACAGATTTACCTGCTAGATGGGCGGCGTGGTGAGAGGCTACGAGACGGTGTAAAGGTTGCGATTGTTGGCCGGACCAACGTTGGAAAGAGCAGCTTGTTCAATGCATTAT GCCAGAGAGATGCAGCCATAGTATCGCCCATTGCTGGTACAACCAGAGATGTCGTTGAGAGCACGTTGGACATTGGTGGCTACCCTGCTGTATTCTCCGACACCGCAGGCCTTCGGCACAGCGACGACCCGATTGAACGTGAAGGAATTCTGCGTGCTCAGCGCTG GGCAGCTAATGCAGACTTGGCACTCATAGTAGTGGAGGCACGAGAAATGCTCCAATCCAATCTCACAGCAGATTTTGTTGACAATCACCTAAAGGAACTAGGATTAGAGTCATGTGCTCAACACCGCCTCATCATCTTCAACAAGCTGGATCTTTTGTCCAAGGATGAGAAGACCATTGTTGAGGAGCGTGCAAGGTGCATGCACATCGACAGTTGCTTCACCTCGTGCACCAAAGAGCAAGGCGTCGGTGACCTGGTGAAGATCCTTGGCGCACATCTTGAAGACCT ATGTGGTAGGCCAGCAGACTCGAGCCCTGTTCTGACTCAGGAAAGGCACAGAAGACATCTGGAACAGTGCCTGAAACACCTGAAGCTCTTCGGCACAGACGTGCGGCACGATTCTGTCATAGGCGCTGAGCACTTGAGGATTGCGCTTACTCACCTGGGCAAAATAACGGGCCGCGTCTTCACGGAGGAAATACTTGATGTTATATTCAGAGATTTCTGCATAGGAAAGTAA